GCGGAGCATGCCCGCTTCATCCAGCCCGGGACCCGGACCGGGAGCGTCTCCGCCGGAGGCGCCACCCAGTGGTTGCCCTTGGTGATCGGCGACAAGAGGACCCGCTGGATGGTGATGGTGGGCGACGAGATCAACGCCCAGACGGCCCTTCAGTGGGGCTTGGTCAACGAGGTCGTCCCCTACGAGAAGCTGGACGAGGCAGTCGACAAGGTCGTCGAGAAGTTGGTGGATAAGTTCCCGGATTGCATGAGATACACCAAAGTTCAGTGCAACTTCTGGACGGACCTGGCCTGGACGACCTTCCAGCATGCGAGGGACTGGCTCTCCGTCCACTATGCGACCGCCGAGCCGATCGAAGGCTTCAGGGCCTTCCTCGAAAAGCGAAAGGTCGACTACCGCGCCATGAGGCAGAAGGACATCGCGGGCAAGAGCCGGAGCTATATCTTCGGACCTCCGATGAAGTCCTGCGCCAAATGCGGAACGAAGTATCTGCCCGATGAGTTCAAATTCTGTGGGGTCTGCGGGGCAGCGATTTAGGATCGGACGATGGCCTTGAGAGAGTCGAAATACCGAAGCGACCTCGGATTCTACAAGGAATTCGATCAGGATCGGGTCGTCCTGCCCGTTAAAGAGGATGGGGGTCTCTACTATGTGGAGATCCCCTCCCACCTTCGAAATCGTTTGGAACTCGTCGTGGGAAGTCGGTTGAAAGGGTGGCTGGAGAAGGTCCAGCCCAGAAAAGGCAAGGCCCAGACCCTGAAGAGGAAGATCGATTGGGAGATCGTGGGATACTGGCACGAGCTCCACATCCCCCAAGACCTGGTCAGGAAGTTGAAGCTGAAGGACGGGGATCAACTGACCTTGAAGTTCGAGCGGGTGGTCAATTACGGAAACGAGATCGAGATTTGAGGGTCCTTTTTGAACCTTAGAAAAAGGGTCTTTCGATAGGGAGGTGATATGGCCTCCCTATTTTCTTTCTTCTTTCCTTCCCAATCTCATCTCATGAGGTGATCGCCATGGCATTTAAATGGATTCAGACGGAGTTGAAGGAAGGGGTGGCCTATCTCACCCTGAATCGCCCTCCCCTCAACTGGCTCAATCTCGAAATGATGGAGGAGATCAATGCCTATCTCGAAGGGCTAAAAGAGGAGAAGAGCCTCAAGCTCCTCGTTGTCCAGGCGGCGGGAAAGGCCTTTTCGGTGGGGGTCGAGGTGGCCGAGCACTTAGGGGACCTTGGCCCGAGGATGATCGAGACCTTTCATCGCATGTTCCGCCTGATGGACGAGTTAAAGGTCCCGACCCTTGCGATCGTCCATGGCTCCGCCCTTGGCGGAGGATGCGAACTCGCGGTCTATTGCGATATGGTCCTGGCCACGGAGAAGGCCAGGTTCGGACAGCCTGAGATTCAGGTGGGGGTCTTCCCCCCGATTGCCGCTTTGGTCTTTCCGAGGATGATCGGCCGGAAAAAGGCCATGGAGCTGATCCTATCGGGCGAGACGATCAGCGCGCAGGAAGCCCTGGCGATCGGCCTGGTCAACCGGGTCGTTTCGGAAGCCTCGCTGGCCGAGGAGGTCGATAAGTTCATCGGGAAGTTCAAGAGTCTGAGCGGAATCGTCCTGAAGCTGACCAAAGAGGCGACCCTTTCGGGGTTGTGCGACGAGCCGGCAAAGGGGCTGAAGACCATCGAGCAGATCTATCTCGATCGGCTGATGAAGACCGAAGATGCCACCGAAGGGCTCCAGGCCTTCTTGGAGAAAAGGAAACCCCTTTGGAAGGACCGCTGAGAAGGTGGAGGCGGACCGAGTCCACGTGGCCGAGGGCCCATGCTCCGTGGCGATAGGTTTTCCGGGCCGGGTGGCATTCGGACCGTTCAAAAGGTGATGGCCAGGGTGAGGGAGCCATAGGCCTGGGCCTTGTCCTGGCCGTCGAATTCTTTGGAGCGGTAGACGTGGGCGTAGGTGAGTTTCAAGTGTTTATACAGGAGGGATAAGCCAGCCGCCATATCCGCCACCACCCGCTTCCGGTCCACCCGGTGACTCTCCTTCCAGGTGTTCCCATCGAGGAAGATGTTCCTGGCCACGGCCCTTCCTTCAACATCCACGAAGAGGTGGATTCCTAAATTTTCACGGCCTCGGAGCCTGGGGTCGTTCGGGTCTGCGGGGGCCTCGATGCCACTTCCCGCGCGGATGAAGGACGTCCCGAAATCGATAGGCAGATTGTAACCAAAACGAACCTCTCCCCCGAGGCTGGCATAGGTGAGGACATTGCCGGCCACCGCTCCGACTCTCGGGATAAAGTCGAAACCGAATCCCCTTCCCACGCCGCGACTCCAGAGACGCCAGCTCCGGTGCCACCCGACGAGGAGGCCAGGTTCGTTCCGGAGCTGGTGATCCCATCCCTTAGGTTCCTGGCTTTCGATCCAGCGGTGCACTGCCTTCTGGGTCTGCTCGGCATAGGAGGCCGGGCCTACGATCCCGAGGGTCACCTCAAACACATCCATCTGCGAGGCGTTTTTCACATGAAAGGTCAGGGAGAGGTAGGTCCATCCGGCATAGGGTCGATCATCCTTGATCAGATCGCTTCTCGAGATGTCTTCAGGGGTGAAGATGGTCTGGCCCAGGGAGAGGCCAAGGTTTCGCTGAAAACCAGGCCGGTTGATCAGGGGCAGTTTTCTGAGCAGCGGAAGCCCCCATCTCGGAAGGCGGGTATCTTCGTCAAACTCCGTCAGGTCCTTGGAAAGCCAGGTGAATTTGAGGGCATTGGTGTAGTGTCTGTCCGTCCCGTCGAAGACATCGTTTTCAAAATGGACGAAGAAGGTCTGGTGTTTCTGATCCGAGGGGACCTGGCCGGAGGAGAAAGAGGGTAAGAAAAGGGCGAGGCAGACCGAAAGGATCGGCAGGGCTCCCTTTTTCATCATTCCTCCTTTATCCAAGGGAATCATGATCAGCCATCCGTTCCTTTAGGAGGCCCTTTAAATTTCATCGATTTATATTTGAAAAAATCCAAAAGGTCAAGGCCTGACCTCTTTGACAAGCCTTTCGTTGGCATATTAAAAAAGAAGGGGAAGAGGATGAAAAGGAAAAGGGAGGGCCGCAGGCGATGAGGCAAGATCTCAAAAGGTCCCTGAAAGCGGTGGACACCACCGACTGGAAGCCCGTGGAGGTGGAATTTGGCAGGCAGACGATCGAGGTCCGCCTTCCTCCCCATAGTGCGGTTCTTTCGATGAAGGACGTCCCCGTCCTCTCCAATCCGAGGGAGGCCATCGAGGAGGCCTTCGCCCATCCCATCGGCAGTCCTCCTCTCGAGGAGATCATCCGGAAAAAGGGAA
This is a stretch of genomic DNA from Thermodesulfobacteriota bacterium. It encodes these proteins:
- a CDS encoding enoyl-CoA hydratase-related protein; this translates as MNGKSKYEKIFRGRDPKEFGFEEIIYEKKDWTAKITLNRPQRYNAYTGTELAEICEALHDITVDDKVAVGIITGAGDKAFCTGGDAGTYSTIYPERPHEFYMWWEFYERMLYMIRTCGKPIIARINGVVAGGGNEINLACDISIAAEHARFIQPGTRTGSVSAGGATQWLPLVIGDKRTRWMVMVGDEINAQTALQWGLVNEVVPYEKLDEAVDKVVEKLVDKFPDCMRYTKVQCNFWTDLAWTTFQHARDWLSVHYATAEPIEGFRAFLEKRKVDYRAMRQKDIAGKSRSYIFGPPMKSCAKCGTKYLPDEFKFCGVCGAAI
- a CDS encoding enoyl-CoA hydratase/isomerase family protein; amino-acid sequence: MAFKWIQTELKEGVAYLTLNRPPLNWLNLEMMEEINAYLEGLKEEKSLKLLVVQAAGKAFSVGVEVAEHLGDLGPRMIETFHRMFRLMDELKVPTLAIVHGSALGGGCELAVYCDMVLATEKARFGQPEIQVGVFPPIAALVFPRMIGRKKAMELILSGETISAQEALAIGLVNRVVSEASLAEEVDKFIGKFKSLSGIVLKLTKEATLSGLCDEPAKGLKTIEQIYLDRLMKTEDATEGLQAFLEKRKPLWKDR
- a CDS encoding lipid A deacylase LpxR family protein yields the protein MKKGALPILSVCLALFLPSFSSGQVPSDQKHQTFFVHFENDVFDGTDRHYTNALKFTWLSKDLTEFDEDTRLPRWGLPLLRKLPLINRPGFQRNLGLSLGQTIFTPEDISRSDLIKDDRPYAGWTYLSLTFHVKNASQMDVFEVTLGIVGPASYAEQTQKAVHRWIESQEPKGWDHQLRNEPGLLVGWHRSWRLWSRGVGRGFGFDFIPRVGAVAGNVLTYASLGGEVRFGYNLPIDFGTSFIRAGSGIEAPADPNDPRLRGRENLGIHLFVDVEGRAVARNIFLDGNTWKESHRVDRKRVVADMAAGLSLLYKHLKLTYAHVYRSKEFDGQDKAQAYGSLTLAITF